The following are encoded together in the Vicia villosa cultivar HV-30 ecotype Madison, WI unplaced genomic scaffold, Vvil1.0 ctg.000089F_1_1, whole genome shotgun sequence genome:
- the LOC131623948 gene encoding uncharacterized protein LOC131623948 isoform X4: MEFHGLPRKELQALCKRNKIPANMTNVAMADALAALPQVEGLGEIMNPKEGVDIGTPAVQPRTAGRATTQRKPVKESESSKISTRPNRGARSGVAEGEVEQENKNANVPVTTPAVVPCTRRRGPAVSTRGKKEVIILDDDEEDDKNEVDEKTKDVPAKTPAVAPKSRTRAAGRSVRDKKDVSAGTSLQNAYSTRRSVRVLGKSLSKVSLVETEDKEQTKSEDVSEDGTSLQTESNGVSRNNDEVEVSSVNKAESETKSHDSGSEEKSSDAEDVLQAEPEVEGSENVNQVEAHENLGLNLEDSFETCVDSKEAESEQPDLEESGNADGTENKESFGAKQDQTMEFAAPEETPLEVTDQAIGDTAEIENKETFGAKQDQANEFVAPEEAPLEVADQGIDASTDVVSGDISMEVADQKEVAGLSVEASEEAFKGTAEQATVGLSVEASEEASKEISHQVIASSTDLVSDDSKEVSHQEEVADLSVEASEEIPKETAEQAFVGLSFESSEEASKEISHQAIASSTDAVFNDASNEVSAEVSEVAFKEIAELATTEVSEVSLESFEKASQESSHQAIAPLDVVVADDACVDNLDEGVADMVVEEVENVEGAVSAILAEKDETSGRAEDEGEKESSDVEKKLEVAQAEELGTEGHAELEDESEKESNSVEKKLEVAQADVLATEENPELEAVVQTNDEKTNESVAVEQIMEEPICSPQLETKEKLKTIQDMSVRRLRKLLKSGTREISNEFQAVTSVDSDMNKQVLKSGTQEISNEIQAVTSVDSDMNKQLLESGAKEISNEIQAVASVESDVNNPNAKKENSKTIDVQNMSMRGLKKLLKEKLDGKLAMSDNDDVQMQGVEKKRTALQALPQNQLAEKKAAY, encoded by the exons ATGGAGTTTCACGGTCTACCAAGAAAGGAGCTTCAAGCTCTTTGCAAGAGGAACAAGATTCCTGCTAATATGACCAACGTTGCCATGGCTGACGCTCTCGCCGCTCTTCCTCAG GTTGAGGGATTGGGTGAAATTATGAATCCAAAGGAAGGTGTTGATATTGGTACTCCGGCTGTTCAACCTCGAACAGCTGGTAGAGCTACAACTCAAAGGAAACCGGTGAAAGAATCGGAAAGCTCTAAGATCTCTACCCGACCTAACCGTGGGGCGAGATCTGGAGTAGCTGAAGGAGAGGTTGAGCAGGAGAACAAAAATGCAAATGTCCCTGTTACTACTCCTGCTGTTGTGCCGTGTACCAGGAGAAGAGGTCCTGCGGTTTCTACTCGTGGAAAGAAGGAAGTGATCATTTTAGATGATGATGAGGAAGATGATAAGAATGAGGTCGATGAAAAGACGAAGGATGTGCCGGCTAAAACTCCTGCTGTAGCGCCTAAAAGTAGGACAAGAGCAGCGGGCCGATCGGTTCGCGACAAGAAAGATGTCTCGGCTGGAACTTCGTTGCAGAATGCTTATAGCACAAGGAGGTCTGTGAGAGTGTTGGGCAAGAGCTTGTCCAAGGTTAGCTTGGTGGAGACTGAGGACAAGGAGCAGACCAAGAGTGAGGATGTTTCTGAAGACG GAACTAGTTTGCAGACAGAATCAAATGGGGTTTCTCGGAACAATGATGAAGTGGAAGTTTCCTCTGTAAACAAAGCTGAATCTGAAACCAAGTCACATGATTCTGGTTCAGAAGAGAAATCTTCTGACGCAGAGGATGTGTTGCAGGCTGAACCAGAAGTAGAGGGTTCAGAGAATGTTAATCAAGTGGAGGCACATGAGAACCTAGGTTTAAATCTGGAAGACAGTTTTGAGACATGTGTTGATTCAAAAGAAGCAG AATCAGAGCAGCCTGACCTGGAAGAATCTGGTAATGCTGATGGAACTGAAAATAAGGAAAGCTTTGGAGCCAAACAAGATCAAACTATGGAGTTTGCTGCCCCAGAAGAGACACCTCTGGAAGTTACTGACCAAGCTATTGGTGATACTGCTGAAATTGAAAATAAGGAAACCTTTGGAGCCAAACAAGATCAAGCTAATGAGTTTGTTGCCCCAGAAGAGGCTCCTCTCGAAGTTGCTGACCAAGGCATTGACGCTTCGACTGATGTGGTGTCTGGTGATATTTCTATGGAAGTTGCTGACCAAAAAGAAGTTGCTGGCTTGTCTGTTGAAGCATCTGAGGAAGCTTTCAAGGGGACTGCTGAACAAGCTACTGTTGGCTTGTCCGTTGAGGCTTCTGAAGAGGCTTCTAAGGAGATTTCTCACCAAGTTATTGCCTCTTCAACCGACCTGGTGTCTGATGATTCTAAGGAAGTTTCTCACCAAGAAGAAGTTGCTGACTTGTCTGTTGAAGCATCTGAAGAAATACCCAAGGAAACTGCTGAACAAGCTTTTGTTGGCTTGTCCTTTGagtcatcagaagaagcttctaAAGAGATTTCTCACCAAGCTATTGCCTCTTCAACTGATGCTGTGTTTAATGATGCTTCTAATGAAGTGTCTGCTGAGGTATCTGAAGTGGCTTTTAAGGAGATTGCCGAACTAGCAACTACTGAGGTATCTGAAGTGTCCCTTGAGTCATTTGAAAAAGCTTCTCAGGAGTCTTCTCACCAAGCTATTGCTCCTCTGGATGTCGTGGTAGCTGATGATGCTTGTGTTGATAACCTTGATGAAGGTGTTGCTGACATGGTAGTTGAGGAGGTAGAGAATGTAGAGGGTGCAGTTTCTGCTATTCTAGCAGAAAAAGATGAAACTTCTGGTAGAGCTGAAGATGAGGGCGAAAAAGAAAGCAGCGATGTTGAAAAG AAGCTGGAAGTAGCTCAAGCTGAGGAACTTGGCACAGAAGGACAcgctgaacttgaagatgagagCGAAAAAGAAAGCAACAGTGTTGAAAAG AAGCTGGAAGTAGCACAAGCTGACGTACTTGCCACAGAAGAAAACCCTGAGCTTGAAGCGGTGGTTCAAACCAATGATGAGAAAACCAATGAGTCCGTGGCTGTTGAGCAGATAATGGAAGAACCCATTTGCTCGCCTCAGTTGGAAACTAAGGAAAAGTTGAAAACCATTCAGGATATGAGTGTGCGGAGACTCAGAAAGTTGCTGAAATCAGGAACCAGGGAAATTTCAAATGAATTTCAAGCAGTTACTAGTGTTGACAGTGACATGAACAAGCAGGTACTGAAATCAGGAACCcaagaaatttcaaatgaaattcaaGCAGTTACTAGTGTTGACAGTGATATGAACAAGCAGTTACTGGAATCAGGAGCCAAAGAAATCTCTAATGAAATTCAAGCAGTTGCTAGTGTTGAGAGTGATGTGAACAATCCAAATGCGAAGAAGGAAAACTCGAAAACCATAGATGTTCAAAATATGAGTATGAGAGGTCTGAAAAAATTGCTGAAGGAGAAGTTAGATGGAAAACTGGCCATGTCTGATAATGATGATGTTCAAATGCAGGGAGTGGAGAAGAAGAGAACTGCACTGCAAGCACTGCCACAGAATCAGTTGGCTGAGAAAAAGGCCGCGTATTAG
- the LOC131623948 gene encoding uncharacterized protein LOC131623948 isoform X2, which produces MEFHGLPRKELQALCKRNKIPANMTNVAMADALAALPQVEGLGEIMNPKEGVDIGTPAVQPRTAGRATTQRKPVKESESSKISTRPNRGARSGVAEGEVEQENKNANVPVTTPAVVPCTRRRGPAVSTRGKKEVIILDDDEEDDKNEVDEKTKDVPAKTPAVAPKSRTRAAGRSVRDKKDVSAGTSLQNAYSTRRSVRVLGKSLSKVSLVETEDKEQTKSEDVSEDGTSLQTESNGVSRNNDEVEVSSVNKAESETKSHDSGSEEKSSDAEDVLQAEPEVEGSENVNQVEAHENLGLNLEDSFETCVDSKEAESEQPDLEESGNADGTENKESFGAKQDQTMEFAAPEETPLEVTDQAIGDTAEIENKETFGAKQDQANEFVAPEEAPLEVADQGIDASTDVVSGDISMEVADQKEVAGLSVEASEEAFKGTAEQATVGLSVEASEEASKEISHQVIASSTDLVSDDSKEVSHQEEVADLSVEASEEIPKETAEQAFVGLSFESSEEASKEISHQAIASSTDAVFNDASNEVSAEVSEVAFKEIAELATTEVSEVSLESFEKASQESSHQAIAPLDVVVADDACVDNLDEGVADMVVEEVENVEGAVSAILAEKDETSGRAEDEGEKESSDVEKVILELSMMDVSSKKEADQNNTSQKLEVAQAEELGTEGHAELEDESEKESNSVEKKLEVAQADVLATEENPELEAVVQTNDEKTNESVAVEQIMEEPICSPQLETKEKLKTIQDMSVRRLRKLLKSGTREISNEFQAVTSVDSDMNKQVLKSGTQEISNEIQAVTSVDSDMNKQLLESGAKEISNEIQAVASVESDVNNPNAKKENSKTIDVQNMSMRGLKKLLKEKLDGKLAMSDNDDVQMQGVEKKRTALQALPQNQLAEKKAAY; this is translated from the exons ATGGAGTTTCACGGTCTACCAAGAAAGGAGCTTCAAGCTCTTTGCAAGAGGAACAAGATTCCTGCTAATATGACCAACGTTGCCATGGCTGACGCTCTCGCCGCTCTTCCTCAG GTTGAGGGATTGGGTGAAATTATGAATCCAAAGGAAGGTGTTGATATTGGTACTCCGGCTGTTCAACCTCGAACAGCTGGTAGAGCTACAACTCAAAGGAAACCGGTGAAAGAATCGGAAAGCTCTAAGATCTCTACCCGACCTAACCGTGGGGCGAGATCTGGAGTAGCTGAAGGAGAGGTTGAGCAGGAGAACAAAAATGCAAATGTCCCTGTTACTACTCCTGCTGTTGTGCCGTGTACCAGGAGAAGAGGTCCTGCGGTTTCTACTCGTGGAAAGAAGGAAGTGATCATTTTAGATGATGATGAGGAAGATGATAAGAATGAGGTCGATGAAAAGACGAAGGATGTGCCGGCTAAAACTCCTGCTGTAGCGCCTAAAAGTAGGACAAGAGCAGCGGGCCGATCGGTTCGCGACAAGAAAGATGTCTCGGCTGGAACTTCGTTGCAGAATGCTTATAGCACAAGGAGGTCTGTGAGAGTGTTGGGCAAGAGCTTGTCCAAGGTTAGCTTGGTGGAGACTGAGGACAAGGAGCAGACCAAGAGTGAGGATGTTTCTGAAGACG GAACTAGTTTGCAGACAGAATCAAATGGGGTTTCTCGGAACAATGATGAAGTGGAAGTTTCCTCTGTAAACAAAGCTGAATCTGAAACCAAGTCACATGATTCTGGTTCAGAAGAGAAATCTTCTGACGCAGAGGATGTGTTGCAGGCTGAACCAGAAGTAGAGGGTTCAGAGAATGTTAATCAAGTGGAGGCACATGAGAACCTAGGTTTAAATCTGGAAGACAGTTTTGAGACATGTGTTGATTCAAAAGAAGCAG AATCAGAGCAGCCTGACCTGGAAGAATCTGGTAATGCTGATGGAACTGAAAATAAGGAAAGCTTTGGAGCCAAACAAGATCAAACTATGGAGTTTGCTGCCCCAGAAGAGACACCTCTGGAAGTTACTGACCAAGCTATTGGTGATACTGCTGAAATTGAAAATAAGGAAACCTTTGGAGCCAAACAAGATCAAGCTAATGAGTTTGTTGCCCCAGAAGAGGCTCCTCTCGAAGTTGCTGACCAAGGCATTGACGCTTCGACTGATGTGGTGTCTGGTGATATTTCTATGGAAGTTGCTGACCAAAAAGAAGTTGCTGGCTTGTCTGTTGAAGCATCTGAGGAAGCTTTCAAGGGGACTGCTGAACAAGCTACTGTTGGCTTGTCCGTTGAGGCTTCTGAAGAGGCTTCTAAGGAGATTTCTCACCAAGTTATTGCCTCTTCAACCGACCTGGTGTCTGATGATTCTAAGGAAGTTTCTCACCAAGAAGAAGTTGCTGACTTGTCTGTTGAAGCATCTGAAGAAATACCCAAGGAAACTGCTGAACAAGCTTTTGTTGGCTTGTCCTTTGagtcatcagaagaagcttctaAAGAGATTTCTCACCAAGCTATTGCCTCTTCAACTGATGCTGTGTTTAATGATGCTTCTAATGAAGTGTCTGCTGAGGTATCTGAAGTGGCTTTTAAGGAGATTGCCGAACTAGCAACTACTGAGGTATCTGAAGTGTCCCTTGAGTCATTTGAAAAAGCTTCTCAGGAGTCTTCTCACCAAGCTATTGCTCCTCTGGATGTCGTGGTAGCTGATGATGCTTGTGTTGATAACCTTGATGAAGGTGTTGCTGACATGGTAGTTGAGGAGGTAGAGAATGTAGAGGGTGCAGTTTCTGCTATTCTAGCAGAAAAAGATGAAACTTCTGGTAGAGCTGAAGATGAGGGCGAAAAAGAAAGCAGCGATGTTGAAAAGGTAATTCTTGAACTTTCAATGATGGATGTTTCTTCAAAGAAAGAGGCTGACCAGAATAATACATCCCAGAAGCTGGAAGTAGCTCAAGCTGAGGAACTTGGCACAGAAGGACAcgctgaacttgaagatgagagCGAAAAAGAAAGCAACAGTGTTGAAAAG AAGCTGGAAGTAGCACAAGCTGACGTACTTGCCACAGAAGAAAACCCTGAGCTTGAAGCGGTGGTTCAAACCAATGATGAGAAAACCAATGAGTCCGTGGCTGTTGAGCAGATAATGGAAGAACCCATTTGCTCGCCTCAGTTGGAAACTAAGGAAAAGTTGAAAACCATTCAGGATATGAGTGTGCGGAGACTCAGAAAGTTGCTGAAATCAGGAACCAGGGAAATTTCAAATGAATTTCAAGCAGTTACTAGTGTTGACAGTGACATGAACAAGCAGGTACTGAAATCAGGAACCcaagaaatttcaaatgaaattcaaGCAGTTACTAGTGTTGACAGTGATATGAACAAGCAGTTACTGGAATCAGGAGCCAAAGAAATCTCTAATGAAATTCAAGCAGTTGCTAGTGTTGAGAGTGATGTGAACAATCCAAATGCGAAGAAGGAAAACTCGAAAACCATAGATGTTCAAAATATGAGTATGAGAGGTCTGAAAAAATTGCTGAAGGAGAAGTTAGATGGAAAACTGGCCATGTCTGATAATGATGATGTTCAAATGCAGGGAGTGGAGAAGAAGAGAACTGCACTGCAAGCACTGCCACAGAATCAGTTGGCTGAGAAAAAGGCCGCGTATTAG
- the LOC131623948 gene encoding uncharacterized protein LOC131623948 isoform X3 gives MEFHGLPRKELQALCKRNKIPANMTNVAMADALAALPQVEGLGEIMNPKEGVDIGTPAVQPRTAGRATTQRKPVKESESSKISTRPNRGARSGVAEGEVEQENKNANVPVTTPAVVPCTRRRGPAVSTRGKKEVIILDDDEEDDKNEVDEKTKDVPAKTPAVAPKSRTRAAGRSVRDKKDVSAGTSLQNAYSTRRSVRVLGKSLSKVSLVETEDKEQTKSEDVSEDGTSLQTESNGVSRNNDEVEVSSVNKAESETKSHDSGSEEKSSDAEDVLQAEPEVEGSENVNQVEAHENLGLNLEDSFETCVDSKEAESEQPDLEESGNADGTENKESFGAKQDQTMEFAAPEETPLEVTDQAIGDTAEIENKETFGAKQDQANEFVAPEEAPLEVADQGIDASTDVVSGDISMEVADQKEVAGLSVEASEEAFKGTAEQATVGLSVEASEEASKEISHQVIASSTDLVSDDSKEVSHQEEVADLSVEASEEIPKETAEQAFVGLSFESSEEASKEISHQAIASSTDAVFNDASNEVSAEVSEVAFKEIAELATTEVSEVSLESFEKASQESSHQAIAPLDVVVADDACVDNLDEGVADMVVEEVENVEGAVSAILAEKDETSGRAEDEGEKESSDVEKKLEVAQAEELGTEGHAELEDESEKESNSVEKVTLKLSMMDVSAKKEADLNNTSQKLEVAQADVLATEENPELEAVVQTNDEKTNESVAVEQIMEEPICSPQLETKEKLKTIQDMSVRRLRKLLKSGTREISNEFQAVTSVDSDMNKQVLKSGTQEISNEIQAVTSVDSDMNKQLLESGAKEISNEIQAVASVESDVNNPNAKKENSKTIDVQNMSMRGLKKLLKEKLDGKLAMSDNDDVQMQGVEKKRTALQALPQNQLAEKKAAY, from the exons ATGGAGTTTCACGGTCTACCAAGAAAGGAGCTTCAAGCTCTTTGCAAGAGGAACAAGATTCCTGCTAATATGACCAACGTTGCCATGGCTGACGCTCTCGCCGCTCTTCCTCAG GTTGAGGGATTGGGTGAAATTATGAATCCAAAGGAAGGTGTTGATATTGGTACTCCGGCTGTTCAACCTCGAACAGCTGGTAGAGCTACAACTCAAAGGAAACCGGTGAAAGAATCGGAAAGCTCTAAGATCTCTACCCGACCTAACCGTGGGGCGAGATCTGGAGTAGCTGAAGGAGAGGTTGAGCAGGAGAACAAAAATGCAAATGTCCCTGTTACTACTCCTGCTGTTGTGCCGTGTACCAGGAGAAGAGGTCCTGCGGTTTCTACTCGTGGAAAGAAGGAAGTGATCATTTTAGATGATGATGAGGAAGATGATAAGAATGAGGTCGATGAAAAGACGAAGGATGTGCCGGCTAAAACTCCTGCTGTAGCGCCTAAAAGTAGGACAAGAGCAGCGGGCCGATCGGTTCGCGACAAGAAAGATGTCTCGGCTGGAACTTCGTTGCAGAATGCTTATAGCACAAGGAGGTCTGTGAGAGTGTTGGGCAAGAGCTTGTCCAAGGTTAGCTTGGTGGAGACTGAGGACAAGGAGCAGACCAAGAGTGAGGATGTTTCTGAAGACG GAACTAGTTTGCAGACAGAATCAAATGGGGTTTCTCGGAACAATGATGAAGTGGAAGTTTCCTCTGTAAACAAAGCTGAATCTGAAACCAAGTCACATGATTCTGGTTCAGAAGAGAAATCTTCTGACGCAGAGGATGTGTTGCAGGCTGAACCAGAAGTAGAGGGTTCAGAGAATGTTAATCAAGTGGAGGCACATGAGAACCTAGGTTTAAATCTGGAAGACAGTTTTGAGACATGTGTTGATTCAAAAGAAGCAG AATCAGAGCAGCCTGACCTGGAAGAATCTGGTAATGCTGATGGAACTGAAAATAAGGAAAGCTTTGGAGCCAAACAAGATCAAACTATGGAGTTTGCTGCCCCAGAAGAGACACCTCTGGAAGTTACTGACCAAGCTATTGGTGATACTGCTGAAATTGAAAATAAGGAAACCTTTGGAGCCAAACAAGATCAAGCTAATGAGTTTGTTGCCCCAGAAGAGGCTCCTCTCGAAGTTGCTGACCAAGGCATTGACGCTTCGACTGATGTGGTGTCTGGTGATATTTCTATGGAAGTTGCTGACCAAAAAGAAGTTGCTGGCTTGTCTGTTGAAGCATCTGAGGAAGCTTTCAAGGGGACTGCTGAACAAGCTACTGTTGGCTTGTCCGTTGAGGCTTCTGAAGAGGCTTCTAAGGAGATTTCTCACCAAGTTATTGCCTCTTCAACCGACCTGGTGTCTGATGATTCTAAGGAAGTTTCTCACCAAGAAGAAGTTGCTGACTTGTCTGTTGAAGCATCTGAAGAAATACCCAAGGAAACTGCTGAACAAGCTTTTGTTGGCTTGTCCTTTGagtcatcagaagaagcttctaAAGAGATTTCTCACCAAGCTATTGCCTCTTCAACTGATGCTGTGTTTAATGATGCTTCTAATGAAGTGTCTGCTGAGGTATCTGAAGTGGCTTTTAAGGAGATTGCCGAACTAGCAACTACTGAGGTATCTGAAGTGTCCCTTGAGTCATTTGAAAAAGCTTCTCAGGAGTCTTCTCACCAAGCTATTGCTCCTCTGGATGTCGTGGTAGCTGATGATGCTTGTGTTGATAACCTTGATGAAGGTGTTGCTGACATGGTAGTTGAGGAGGTAGAGAATGTAGAGGGTGCAGTTTCTGCTATTCTAGCAGAAAAAGATGAAACTTCTGGTAGAGCTGAAGATGAGGGCGAAAAAGAAAGCAGCGATGTTGAAAAG AAGCTGGAAGTAGCTCAAGCTGAGGAACTTGGCACAGAAGGACAcgctgaacttgaagatgagagCGAAAAAGAAAGCAACAGTGTTGAAAAGGTAACTCTTAAACTTTCCATGATGGATGTTTCTGCAAAGAAAGAGGCTGACTTGAATAATACATCCCAGAAGCTGGAAGTAGCACAAGCTGACGTACTTGCCACAGAAGAAAACCCTGAGCTTGAAGCGGTGGTTCAAACCAATGATGAGAAAACCAATGAGTCCGTGGCTGTTGAGCAGATAATGGAAGAACCCATTTGCTCGCCTCAGTTGGAAACTAAGGAAAAGTTGAAAACCATTCAGGATATGAGTGTGCGGAGACTCAGAAAGTTGCTGAAATCAGGAACCAGGGAAATTTCAAATGAATTTCAAGCAGTTACTAGTGTTGACAGTGACATGAACAAGCAGGTACTGAAATCAGGAACCcaagaaatttcaaatgaaattcaaGCAGTTACTAGTGTTGACAGTGATATGAACAAGCAGTTACTGGAATCAGGAGCCAAAGAAATCTCTAATGAAATTCAAGCAGTTGCTAGTGTTGAGAGTGATGTGAACAATCCAAATGCGAAGAAGGAAAACTCGAAAACCATAGATGTTCAAAATATGAGTATGAGAGGTCTGAAAAAATTGCTGAAGGAGAAGTTAGATGGAAAACTGGCCATGTCTGATAATGATGATGTTCAAATGCAGGGAGTGGAGAAGAAGAGAACTGCACTGCAAGCACTGCCACAGAATCAGTTGGCTGAGAAAAAGGCCGCGTATTAG
- the LOC131623948 gene encoding uncharacterized protein LOC131623948 isoform X1 — MEFHGLPRKELQALCKRNKIPANMTNVAMADALAALPQVEGLGEIMNPKEGVDIGTPAVQPRTAGRATTQRKPVKESESSKISTRPNRGARSGVAEGEVEQENKNANVPVTTPAVVPCTRRRGPAVSTRGKKEVIILDDDEEDDKNEVDEKTKDVPAKTPAVAPKSRTRAAGRSVRDKKDVSAGTSLQNAYSTRRSVRVLGKSLSKVSLVETEDKEQTKSEDVSEDGTSLQTESNGVSRNNDEVEVSSVNKAESETKSHDSGSEEKSSDAEDVLQAEPEVEGSENVNQVEAHENLGLNLEDSFETCVDSKEAESEQPDLEESGNADGTENKESFGAKQDQTMEFAAPEETPLEVTDQAIGDTAEIENKETFGAKQDQANEFVAPEEAPLEVADQGIDASTDVVSGDISMEVADQKEVAGLSVEASEEAFKGTAEQATVGLSVEASEEASKEISHQVIASSTDLVSDDSKEVSHQEEVADLSVEASEEIPKETAEQAFVGLSFESSEEASKEISHQAIASSTDAVFNDASNEVSAEVSEVAFKEIAELATTEVSEVSLESFEKASQESSHQAIAPLDVVVADDACVDNLDEGVADMVVEEVENVEGAVSAILAEKDETSGRAEDEGEKESSDVEKVILELSMMDVSSKKEADQNNTSQKLEVAQAEELGTEGHAELEDESEKESNSVEKVTLKLSMMDVSAKKEADLNNTSQKLEVAQADVLATEENPELEAVVQTNDEKTNESVAVEQIMEEPICSPQLETKEKLKTIQDMSVRRLRKLLKSGTREISNEFQAVTSVDSDMNKQVLKSGTQEISNEIQAVTSVDSDMNKQLLESGAKEISNEIQAVASVESDVNNPNAKKENSKTIDVQNMSMRGLKKLLKEKLDGKLAMSDNDDVQMQGVEKKRTALQALPQNQLAEKKAAY; from the exons ATGGAGTTTCACGGTCTACCAAGAAAGGAGCTTCAAGCTCTTTGCAAGAGGAACAAGATTCCTGCTAATATGACCAACGTTGCCATGGCTGACGCTCTCGCCGCTCTTCCTCAG GTTGAGGGATTGGGTGAAATTATGAATCCAAAGGAAGGTGTTGATATTGGTACTCCGGCTGTTCAACCTCGAACAGCTGGTAGAGCTACAACTCAAAGGAAACCGGTGAAAGAATCGGAAAGCTCTAAGATCTCTACCCGACCTAACCGTGGGGCGAGATCTGGAGTAGCTGAAGGAGAGGTTGAGCAGGAGAACAAAAATGCAAATGTCCCTGTTACTACTCCTGCTGTTGTGCCGTGTACCAGGAGAAGAGGTCCTGCGGTTTCTACTCGTGGAAAGAAGGAAGTGATCATTTTAGATGATGATGAGGAAGATGATAAGAATGAGGTCGATGAAAAGACGAAGGATGTGCCGGCTAAAACTCCTGCTGTAGCGCCTAAAAGTAGGACAAGAGCAGCGGGCCGATCGGTTCGCGACAAGAAAGATGTCTCGGCTGGAACTTCGTTGCAGAATGCTTATAGCACAAGGAGGTCTGTGAGAGTGTTGGGCAAGAGCTTGTCCAAGGTTAGCTTGGTGGAGACTGAGGACAAGGAGCAGACCAAGAGTGAGGATGTTTCTGAAGACG GAACTAGTTTGCAGACAGAATCAAATGGGGTTTCTCGGAACAATGATGAAGTGGAAGTTTCCTCTGTAAACAAAGCTGAATCTGAAACCAAGTCACATGATTCTGGTTCAGAAGAGAAATCTTCTGACGCAGAGGATGTGTTGCAGGCTGAACCAGAAGTAGAGGGTTCAGAGAATGTTAATCAAGTGGAGGCACATGAGAACCTAGGTTTAAATCTGGAAGACAGTTTTGAGACATGTGTTGATTCAAAAGAAGCAG AATCAGAGCAGCCTGACCTGGAAGAATCTGGTAATGCTGATGGAACTGAAAATAAGGAAAGCTTTGGAGCCAAACAAGATCAAACTATGGAGTTTGCTGCCCCAGAAGAGACACCTCTGGAAGTTACTGACCAAGCTATTGGTGATACTGCTGAAATTGAAAATAAGGAAACCTTTGGAGCCAAACAAGATCAAGCTAATGAGTTTGTTGCCCCAGAAGAGGCTCCTCTCGAAGTTGCTGACCAAGGCATTGACGCTTCGACTGATGTGGTGTCTGGTGATATTTCTATGGAAGTTGCTGACCAAAAAGAAGTTGCTGGCTTGTCTGTTGAAGCATCTGAGGAAGCTTTCAAGGGGACTGCTGAACAAGCTACTGTTGGCTTGTCCGTTGAGGCTTCTGAAGAGGCTTCTAAGGAGATTTCTCACCAAGTTATTGCCTCTTCAACCGACCTGGTGTCTGATGATTCTAAGGAAGTTTCTCACCAAGAAGAAGTTGCTGACTTGTCTGTTGAAGCATCTGAAGAAATACCCAAGGAAACTGCTGAACAAGCTTTTGTTGGCTTGTCCTTTGagtcatcagaagaagcttctaAAGAGATTTCTCACCAAGCTATTGCCTCTTCAACTGATGCTGTGTTTAATGATGCTTCTAATGAAGTGTCTGCTGAGGTATCTGAAGTGGCTTTTAAGGAGATTGCCGAACTAGCAACTACTGAGGTATCTGAAGTGTCCCTTGAGTCATTTGAAAAAGCTTCTCAGGAGTCTTCTCACCAAGCTATTGCTCCTCTGGATGTCGTGGTAGCTGATGATGCTTGTGTTGATAACCTTGATGAAGGTGTTGCTGACATGGTAGTTGAGGAGGTAGAGAATGTAGAGGGTGCAGTTTCTGCTATTCTAGCAGAAAAAGATGAAACTTCTGGTAGAGCTGAAGATGAGGGCGAAAAAGAAAGCAGCGATGTTGAAAAGGTAATTCTTGAACTTTCAATGATGGATGTTTCTTCAAAGAAAGAGGCTGACCAGAATAATACATCCCAGAAGCTGGAAGTAGCTCAAGCTGAGGAACTTGGCACAGAAGGACAcgctgaacttgaagatgagagCGAAAAAGAAAGCAACAGTGTTGAAAAGGTAACTCTTAAACTTTCCATGATGGATGTTTCTGCAAAGAAAGAGGCTGACTTGAATAATACATCCCAGAAGCTGGAAGTAGCACAAGCTGACGTACTTGCCACAGAAGAAAACCCTGAGCTTGAAGCGGTGGTTCAAACCAATGATGAGAAAACCAATGAGTCCGTGGCTGTTGAGCAGATAATGGAAGAACCCATTTGCTCGCCTCAGTTGGAAACTAAGGAAAAGTTGAAAACCATTCAGGATATGAGTGTGCGGAGACTCAGAAAGTTGCTGAAATCAGGAACCAGGGAAATTTCAAATGAATTTCAAGCAGTTACTAGTGTTGACAGTGACATGAACAAGCAGGTACTGAAATCAGGAACCcaagaaatttcaaatgaaattcaaGCAGTTACTAGTGTTGACAGTGATATGAACAAGCAGTTACTGGAATCAGGAGCCAAAGAAATCTCTAATGAAATTCAAGCAGTTGCTAGTGTTGAGAGTGATGTGAACAATCCAAATGCGAAGAAGGAAAACTCGAAAACCATAGATGTTCAAAATATGAGTATGAGAGGTCTGAAAAAATTGCTGAAGGAGAAGTTAGATGGAAAACTGGCCATGTCTGATAATGATGATGTTCAAATGCAGGGAGTGGAGAAGAAGAGAACTGCACTGCAAGCACTGCCACAGAATCAGTTGGCTGAGAAAAAGGCCGCGTATTAG